In Phytoactinopolyspora mesophila, the following are encoded in one genomic region:
- a CDS encoding carbohydrate ABC transporter permease: MTADVDRPRRPSAAATQFDSALGWKPGFRVSNVVRTILAVLALAIFAVPFVTIISGAFDARVDSTSLSIWPAEPSLDPFRVATDKGIWRYFLNSFVIVGVGLMIQIVVSVLAAYALARHRFRGQSVVLMLFLLTMMLPEEVIAIPLSQVIGDLPLIGISLRGTPWGVILPVAVWGFSILIMSEFMKEIPREIEEAARLDGVGELRMLWGVILPLSRPVLGVITIFGFMMIWDQYLLPLIAADSPNDYTLTVALSILRVDAQVGTGVLLVGALLALLPSLLVYLLMQRSLIRGITSGATKG; the protein is encoded by the coding sequence ATGACCGCCGACGTCGATCGCCCGCGCAGGCCCAGCGCCGCCGCGACCCAGTTCGACAGTGCCCTGGGCTGGAAACCCGGTTTCCGCGTCTCCAACGTCGTGCGCACGATCCTCGCGGTGCTCGCCCTGGCCATCTTCGCTGTACCCTTCGTCACGATCATCTCCGGCGCCTTCGACGCTCGTGTCGACTCGACCAGCCTCAGCATCTGGCCGGCCGAGCCCTCGCTCGATCCGTTCCGGGTCGCGACCGACAAGGGCATCTGGCGCTACTTCCTCAACTCTTTCGTCATCGTCGGCGTCGGTCTGATGATTCAGATCGTGGTCTCAGTGCTTGCCGCCTACGCGCTCGCGCGGCACCGATTCCGTGGCCAGAGCGTCGTCCTCATGCTCTTCCTGCTCACGATGATGCTGCCGGAGGAGGTCATCGCGATCCCGCTGTCCCAGGTGATCGGAGACCTGCCACTCATCGGCATCAGCCTGCGCGGCACGCCCTGGGGTGTCATCCTGCCGGTGGCCGTGTGGGGCTTCTCGATCCTGATCATGAGCGAATTCATGAAGGAGATTCCCCGCGAGATCGAGGAGGCGGCACGACTCGACGGCGTCGGCGAGCTGCGCATGCTCTGGGGTGTCATCCTGCCGCTGTCGCGTCCTGTGCTCGGCGTCATCACGATCTTCGGTTTCATGATGATCTGGGACCAGTACCTGCTGCCGCTCATCGCCGCGGACAGTCCCAATGACTACACACTCACGGTGGCGCTCAGTATCCTCCGCGTCGACGCGCAGGTAGGTACCGGTGTGCTCCTCGTCGGCGCGTTGCTGGCGCTGCTACCGAGCCTCCTCGTGTACTTGCTCATGCAGCGGAGTCTCATCCGCGGTATCACCTCCGGTGCGACGAAAGGCTGA
- a CDS encoding VOC family protein — MASKFTELAIDCADPHSLARFWCSVLDYEVQDEDEGLVIIGSPLAPEGKHRPGPVPPTLTFAHVPEGKTIKNRLHLDVNPTDRNQEDEVRRLLELGARRVDVGQGDESWVVLADPEGNEFCVLAGRFP; from the coding sequence ATGGCCAGTAAGTTCACCGAGCTCGCGATCGACTGTGCCGACCCCCACAGCCTCGCCCGGTTCTGGTGCTCGGTGCTTGACTACGAGGTGCAAGACGAAGACGAGGGACTTGTCATTATCGGCTCGCCTTTGGCGCCTGAAGGCAAACACCGGCCCGGCCCGGTGCCACCGACGTTGACATTCGCGCACGTGCCCGAGGGCAAAACCATCAAGAACAGGCTCCACCTCGACGTCAACCCCACCGACAGGAATCAAGAGGACGAGGTCCGTCGCCTCCTCGAACTAGGTGCCCGGCGCGTCGACGTCGGCCAGGGCGACGAAAGCTGGGTCGTTCTGGCCGACCCGGAGGGGAACGAGTTCTGCGTCCTCGCCGGCCGCTTCCCCTGA
- a CDS encoding 5-dehydro-4-deoxyglucarate dehydratase gives MTSAITRPTFAATDSTAPASAGLPELSGVLFFPVTCFDDGDRIDEEALTRHIDGGAGAGAGAVFVACGTGEFHALSVEEHRRVVEIGVAVTASRVPVVAGVGGPLGHALQCVRQAEEAGADALLVLPPYLVQGPPSGTERYITAIADASSLPVIAYHRGPSRLTLDSVRRLIDIPNLAGIKDGVGDVAVMQQFVNEARSRRPEMLFFNGLLTAEASQAAYRAIGVPMYSSAAFAMAPDIATAFYGAYHRGDDDAQRRLLDGFYTPLVQLRDEVPGFAVALIKAGVVLGGTAAGSVRPPLVDPSPEQRERLAALLDDGRRLAAELAE, from the coding sequence ATGACGTCTGCCATCACCCGCCCGACCTTCGCCGCCACCGATTCCACCGCTCCCGCCTCAGCCGGGCTGCCCGAGCTCAGCGGCGTGCTGTTCTTCCCGGTCACCTGCTTCGACGACGGCGATCGCATCGACGAGGAGGCGCTCACCCGGCACATCGACGGGGGTGCGGGCGCGGGTGCCGGCGCGGTCTTTGTCGCGTGTGGGACCGGCGAGTTCCACGCCCTATCCGTCGAGGAGCACCGCCGCGTGGTGGAAATTGGCGTTGCCGTCACCGCCTCCCGGGTGCCCGTCGTCGCCGGGGTCGGGGGACCGCTCGGGCACGCCCTGCAGTGTGTGCGCCAGGCGGAGGAAGCCGGCGCCGACGCGCTGCTCGTGTTGCCGCCCTACCTTGTGCAGGGGCCGCCGTCTGGAACGGAGCGCTACATCACGGCGATCGCTGACGCCAGCTCGCTACCGGTGATCGCCTATCACCGCGGTCCGTCCCGCCTCACTCTCGACTCAGTGCGGCGTCTCATCGATATCCCGAACCTCGCGGGCATCAAGGACGGCGTCGGCGACGTCGCCGTCATGCAGCAGTTCGTGAACGAGGCCCGCTCGCGTCGTCCGGAGATGCTCTTCTTCAACGGCTTGCTCACGGCGGAGGCGAGCCAGGCGGCGTACCGCGCGATCGGCGTGCCGATGTATTCCTCCGCGGCCTTCGCGATGGCGCCTGACATCGCGACCGCGTTCTACGGTGCGTACCATCGCGGCGACGATGACGCGCAGCGGCGGCTGCTCGACGGCTTCTACACCCCGCTCGTCCAGCTTCGCGACGAGGTGCCCGGCTTCGCCGTCGCCCTCATCAAGGCCGGGGTGGTGCTCGGTGGCACCGCCGCAGGATCCGTGCGCCCGCCGTTGGTCGATCCGAGTCCGGAGCAACGCGAGCGGCTTGCCGCCCTGCTCGACGACGGCCGGCGCCTGGCCGCGGAGCTGGCCGAATGA
- a CDS encoding enolase C-terminal domain-like protein, whose translation MIIRDLVITPIAFRDPPLLNADGVHEPLALRTVVRLVVDGGLIGLGEGSGGRRMLGLLESVRTAVIGRSVFDTSAIEQAVSEALGGDAGPVSRRDRRTVFSPIEVACLDAQGHLMERPVVELLGGRVRDAVPYSAYLFYKWAAHPDPTTGKPGVADEWGEALDPDGIVKQAHLLIERYGFGSIKLKAGVFPPDQEIAAVRALAEAFPEHPLRIDPNGAWTHETAVRVARELGPALEYFEDPVLTIPGMSAVAAEIDLPLATNMCVVAFEHIPEAVRTDAVQIVLSDHHYWGGLRRTRELGAICETFGIGVSMHSNSHLGISLAAMTHVAAATPALAYACDTHYPWNRGDDVVRPGGLEIVDGSITVPHAPGLGVELDETALERQHQVFLDSGRAERDDTGYMRRFQPDYDPILPRF comes from the coding sequence GTGATCATCCGCGACCTTGTCATCACCCCGATCGCCTTTCGCGATCCGCCGCTGCTCAATGCCGACGGGGTGCACGAGCCGCTGGCTCTGCGCACCGTTGTCCGCCTCGTCGTCGACGGCGGCCTCATCGGGCTCGGGGAGGGCAGCGGCGGCCGTCGTATGCTCGGCTTACTCGAGTCTGTGCGCACGGCCGTCATCGGCCGCAGCGTCTTCGACACCAGCGCGATCGAGCAGGCGGTCAGCGAGGCACTGGGCGGTGACGCGGGGCCGGTCTCCCGACGCGACCGGCGCACCGTGTTCTCACCGATCGAGGTCGCCTGCCTGGACGCCCAGGGGCACCTGATGGAGCGCCCCGTCGTCGAGCTGCTCGGCGGTCGGGTCCGCGACGCGGTGCCCTACAGCGCGTACCTGTTCTACAAATGGGCGGCCCATCCGGACCCAACGACCGGGAAACCCGGCGTGGCCGATGAGTGGGGCGAGGCGCTCGACCCCGACGGCATCGTGAAGCAGGCGCACCTGCTCATCGAGCGCTACGGCTTCGGCTCCATCAAGCTCAAGGCTGGCGTCTTCCCGCCCGACCAGGAGATCGCCGCCGTGCGTGCCCTCGCCGAAGCATTCCCCGAGCACCCGCTGCGCATCGATCCCAACGGAGCGTGGACGCACGAGACCGCGGTCCGAGTCGCCCGCGAGCTCGGGCCGGCACTCGAGTATTTCGAGGACCCGGTGCTCACCATCCCTGGAATGTCCGCGGTGGCCGCCGAGATCGATCTGCCGCTCGCCACCAACATGTGCGTCGTCGCCTTCGAGCACATCCCAGAGGCGGTGCGCACCGATGCCGTGCAGATCGTCCTCTCCGACCACCACTACTGGGGTGGACTACGCCGGACCCGCGAGCTCGGCGCGATCTGCGAGACCTTCGGCATCGGCGTCTCCATGCACTCCAACTCCCACTTGGGGATCTCGCTCGCCGCGATGACGCACGTCGCCGCGGCGACGCCGGCGTTGGCTTACGCGTGCGACACGCACTACCCGTGGAACCGCGGCGACGACGTCGTCCGACCCGGCGGGCTCGAGATCGTGGACGGCAGCATCACCGTCCCGCATGCTCCTGGCCTCGGCGTAGAGCTCGACGAGACGGCACTCGAGCGCCAGCACCAGGTCTTCCTCGACTCGGGCCGCGCTGAACGCGACGACACCGGATACATGCGCCGATTCCAGCCCGATTACGACCCCATACTGCCGAGGTTCTGA